A genomic region of Actinomycetota bacterium contains the following coding sequences:
- a CDS encoding response regulator transcription factor, which produces ESAIERDISGEAPYDVRVNTDRIRVLVVDDHKMFAESLVNLLEREEDLAIVGQAGSVGELKRVLQETEPDVVLMDYRLPDGDGIEAAGYVRRERSEAQIVMLTGMSDDTVLLRAIDAGCAGFVTKDNAVEEAVAAIRAAASGEAVISPHMLSRLLPKLRREREQEPQSPLTPREREVLLLLAEGLSNGAIAERLFISLNTVRNHVQNLLSKLGAHSKLEAVAIAARNGLVDR; this is translated from the coding sequence GAGAGCGCCATCGAACGGGACATATCGGGAGAGGCGCCCTACGATGTTCGCGTGAACACCGACCGGATCCGTGTCCTGGTCGTCGACGACCACAAGATGTTCGCCGAGAGCCTGGTGAACCTCCTCGAGCGTGAGGAGGACCTAGCCATAGTGGGGCAGGCAGGCAGCGTCGGAGAGCTGAAGCGCGTCCTGCAGGAGACGGAGCCCGATGTCGTGCTGATGGACTACCGGCTCCCCGACGGCGACGGGATCGAGGCCGCCGGGTACGTGCGGCGCGAGCGATCCGAGGCGCAGATCGTGATGCTGACCGGCATGAGCGACGACACGGTCCTGCTCCGGGCGATAGACGCAGGATGCGCGGGGTTCGTCACGAAGGACAACGCCGTCGAGGAGGCCGTAGCCGCCATCCGCGCCGCCGCGTCCGGTGAAGCCGTGATCTCGCCTCACATGCTCTCCCGGCTCCTGCCCAAGCTGCGCAGGGAGCGTGAGCAGGAGCCCCAGAGCCCACTCACGCCGCGGGAGCGGGAGGTGCTCCTGCTCCTGGCGGAGGGGCTGTCGAACGGCGCGATAGCCGAGCGCCTGTTCATCAGCCTGAACACGGTGCGCAACCACGTCCAGAACCTGCTGTCGAAGCTGGGCGCGCACTCCAAGCTCGAAGCGGTCGCCATCGCGGCCCGCAACGGGCTCGTCGACCGCTAG
- a CDS encoding AMP-binding protein, which translates to MFNAVPDLDISSIPDALDRSASTSRGVTLVDRDLREQRFSWWELNEAAARAAAVYRRLGAGPGDRVCILSQTSADLLVGLFGAWRAGAAPVVLPLPRRQSELPQYVEDVSIRVRTAGATVLAVSDEIATLMPAPQDVDARVVTLSEISRGTDPYLVIHAPRSPDLAYLQFTSGTTARPRAVELTHGHLVANMAAAGRMLDIDPDRDVVVTWLPLFHDMGLIGTVLGAVIHGTELVLMPTEEFLARPGSWMDAMSRYGGTITAAPNFGYGLAARDLAAKPRALDLSRFRVAANGAEAVDIETVGRFSELAGAYGFRSEAMSPMFGLAEATLAVTVSSAGDPVHVDWVDREALETERRVVFTQAGSEGARGFVSCGFGLPGHEVAILDGEGLPVEDGRVGEICVRGPSVMTGYWRDPAATAEALRDGWLHTGDLGFWGRRGLAVCGRVKDMIILGGRNLYPEDYEFWTERVPGVRRGNVIAFAIPERERMVVVAETTAAPDEAEAVAHRALETLRTKLPRGPEEVVLVLPGTLPKTSSGKRQRSACRDRYRAGELATVAVAGR; encoded by the coding sequence TTGTTCAACGCCGTCCCGGACCTGGACATCTCGAGCATCCCTGACGCCCTGGACAGATCCGCGTCAACGTCGCGGGGTGTCACGCTCGTGGACCGCGACCTGCGGGAGCAGCGCTTCAGCTGGTGGGAGTTGAACGAGGCGGCCGCTCGCGCGGCCGCGGTGTACCGCCGCCTCGGCGCCGGACCCGGCGACCGCGTCTGCATCCTGTCGCAGACCAGCGCCGACCTGCTCGTGGGGCTCTTCGGCGCGTGGCGGGCGGGTGCGGCGCCCGTCGTGCTCCCGCTCCCCCGCCGTCAGTCGGAGCTCCCGCAGTACGTGGAGGATGTGTCGATCCGTGTCCGGACGGCGGGGGCGACGGTCCTAGCCGTGTCCGACGAGATCGCGACGCTGATGCCCGCCCCCCAGGACGTGGACGCCCGGGTCGTGACCCTCTCTGAGATCTCGCGGGGCACCGATCCCTACCTCGTCATCCACGCCCCCCGGTCCCCGGACCTCGCCTATCTGCAGTTCACCTCCGGCACGACGGCCCGTCCTCGAGCGGTCGAGCTGACCCATGGGCACCTGGTGGCCAACATGGCGGCAGCCGGACGGATGCTCGATATCGACCCGGATCGCGACGTGGTGGTGACGTGGCTCCCCCTGTTCCACGACATGGGGCTGATCGGCACCGTGCTGGGAGCCGTGATCCACGGCACGGAGCTCGTGCTCATGCCGACCGAGGAGTTCCTCGCCCGGCCCGGCTCGTGGATGGACGCGATGTCGCGCTACGGGGGGACGATCACCGCGGCGCCGAACTTCGGGTACGGGCTCGCCGCCCGGGACCTGGCCGCCAAGCCGCGCGCGCTGGACCTGTCCCGTTTCCGGGTGGCGGCGAACGGCGCCGAAGCGGTCGATATCGAGACGGTCGGCCGGTTCTCGGAGCTGGCGGGAGCCTACGGGTTCCGGTCCGAGGCCATGAGCCCGATGTTCGGCCTGGCGGAGGCGACGCTCGCGGTCACCGTCTCCTCGGCCGGGGACCCGGTCCATGTGGACTGGGTCGACCGGGAGGCGCTGGAGACGGAGCGGCGGGTCGTGTTCACCCAAGCGGGGAGCGAAGGCGCGCGGGGTTTCGTGTCCTGCGGGTTCGGGCTGCCCGGACACGAGGTGGCGATCCTGGACGGGGAGGGCCTCCCCGTCGAGGACGGCCGGGTAGGCGAGATCTGCGTCCGGGGGCCGAGCGTGATGACGGGGTACTGGCGCGATCCCGCGGCCACGGCCGAGGCGCTGCGCGACGGGTGGCTGCACACCGGCGACCTCGGGTTCTGGGGACGCCGCGGCCTGGCCGTCTGCGGACGCGTCAAGGACATGATCATCCTCGGTGGGCGCAACCTGTACCCGGAGGACTACGAGTTCTGGACGGAGCGGGTCCCCGGCGTGCGGAGGGGCAACGTCATCGCGTTCGCGATCCCCGAGCGCGAGCGCATGGTCGTCGTGGCCGAGACCACCGCGGCTCCCGACGAGGCGGAAGCGGTGGCCCATCGCGCCCTCGAGACGCTCCGGACCAAGCTGCCACGCGGACCCGAGGAGGTCGTCCTGGTGCTGCCCGGCACGCTCCCGAAGACCTCGTCGGGCAAGCGTCAACGCAGCGCGTGCCGCGACCGCTACCGGGCCGGGGAGCTGGCCACGGTAGCCGTCGCGGGTCGTTAG
- a CDS encoding ABC transporter ATP-binding protein, whose amino-acid sequence MPTTPDVVLAARALTKVYETGGARTVALDGVTVDLPRGAFVSVMGPSGSGKSTLLHLLGGLDSPTSGEVLLEGAPLSGLPDRELTLVRRDRIGFVFQFFNLVGVLTVEENVALPAVIAGRRPAEYRSKLDALLELVGISDLRTKLPAQLSGGQQQRVAIARALSTDPAVLLADEPTGNLDSRTGDEVLSVISQVRRELGQTVVVVTHDPRVASHAEEVLYIRDGVIGGRLDVAQASEPRRARRSAAPNGRRTRTGRPTGGGGSRTDAVLAWLQELEA is encoded by the coding sequence GTGCCCACGACCCCGGATGTCGTCCTGGCCGCCCGCGCTCTGACGAAGGTCTACGAGACGGGTGGCGCCCGCACGGTGGCGCTCGACGGGGTGACCGTGGACCTCCCCCGTGGGGCGTTCGTGTCCGTCATGGGGCCGTCGGGGTCGGGGAAGTCGACCCTCCTGCACCTGCTCGGCGGCCTCGACTCCCCCACGTCCGGCGAGGTCCTGCTCGAGGGGGCGCCCCTGTCCGGACTCCCCGACCGGGAGCTGACCCTGGTCCGCCGCGACAGGATCGGTTTCGTCTTCCAGTTCTTCAACCTCGTGGGCGTCCTGACGGTGGAGGAGAACGTCGCGCTCCCAGCCGTGATCGCGGGCCGCCGCCCCGCGGAGTACCGCTCGAAGCTCGACGCGCTCCTCGAGCTGGTAGGTATCTCCGACCTGCGCACGAAGCTGCCGGCCCAGCTATCGGGCGGACAGCAGCAGCGGGTGGCCATAGCCCGGGCACTCTCCACGGATCCGGCCGTCCTGCTCGCCGACGAGCCCACGGGGAACCTCGACTCCCGGACCGGGGACGAGGTGCTGAGCGTCATCTCGCAGGTGCGCCGGGAACTCGGCCAGACGGTGGTGGTCGTCACCCACGACCCGCGCGTCGCGTCACACGCCGAGGAGGTCCTCTACATCCGCGACGGTGTCATCGGGGGCCGTCTGGACGTGGCGCAGGCGTCGGAGCCGAGACGGGCCCGTCGATCCGCGGCGCCGAACGGGAGACGCACCCGGACCGGGCGACCGACGGGAGGGGGTGGGTCCCGTACGGACGCTGTCCTCGCTTGGCTCCAGGAGCTTGAGGCATAA